The stretch of DNA GCTATTAATACATTGAAGAAGGCCATTGCCTCTCAGCCAAAAATAACAGATAAATTAATCCTTCATAGCGATCAGGCATCGCAATACCCGTCGAAGGAGTTTGTAGATTTTTGCAGTTCAATCAAAATACAACAAAGTATGAGCAAGGCTGGTTGCCCATATGATAATGCACCCATGGAACGATATTTCAATACCTTGAAAAATGAATTAATATATCATCACTATTATCATAATGATGAAGAACTCAATGAATCCGTAAATTATTTTTCATATGTGTGGTATAACCATGTAAGGCCTCATTCATTTAATGAGGGATTAACACCATTTGAAGCAAGATATAAAAATTAAAAAATTAGGTCAAGGTGTTACAAAAAAGCTTGACCACTGCAAAGGCAGCATAGCCTGTCTATCTGCTTCAAAGAGTTCTGCAATGAGCAATTTCTTTTGATAGTGTTTTCGCTCTATATCTTTTTCACAACATTCAAAGAGCTTCTTGTTGAACTGGTAAAAGTCCAATATTGTAGGAACTGGAACAAACATGTTCCGTCGTTCATAGCCGACTTTGCATTCTACATTACCTTTTTCCCAGCCGGCAGAAGTGTTGCAGAAAACCGGCTCTATCCCATAGTGTTCAACAAACTGTTTGAATCCTTCAGTTAAAGTTCTATCTTTGCCACTGCCAATATGTGCAACTGCAGCTGCCAGGTTATCAAAGATCATCCTAAATGGCACTTTGCTCATATATTTCATAATGTTTTGCAGTCCTTGCAGCAGACACTCCTGGTTTTCACCACGGAATACTTGGCAGTATGCTGCATTGCTTTGTGGAAAGGATACTGTGAGTTTACGGCCTTCCTGCAAGGGTTTGGGAATTGTCATAGTAGAAGAACTGGCAGAAGTCCACTTGCGCTTCTCCAGTCGGATGGTCCAATGGCAGATAGCCTTTAGACTTTTCTGTGCATAGTGTAGATTAGC from Oxobacter pfennigii encodes:
- a CDS encoding IS21 family transposase, yielding MTIPKPLQEGRKLTVSFPQSNAAYCQVFRGENQECLLQGLQNIMKYMSKVPFRMIFDNLAAAVAHIGSGKDRTLTEGFKQFVEHYGIEPVFCNTSAGWEKGNVECKVGYERRNMFVPVPTILDFYQFNKKLFECCEKDIERKHYQKKLLIAELFEADRQAMLPLQWSSFFVTP